A single region of the Enterobacter cloacae complex sp. R_G8 genome encodes:
- the cysS gene encoding cysteine--tRNA ligase, which translates to MLKIFNTMTRQKEEFKPIHAGEVGMYVCGITVYDLCHIGHGRTFVAFDVVSRYLRFLGYNLKYVRNITDIDDKIIKRANENGESFVALVDRMIVEMHKDFDALNILRPDSEPRATHHIHEIIDITEKLIARGHAYVADNGDVMFSVPTDPTYGSLSRQDLDQLQAGARVDVVDVKRNPMDFVLWKMSKEGEPSWPSPWGEGRPGWHIECSAMNCKQLGKHFDIHGGGSDLMFPHHENEIAQSTCAHGGEYVNYWMHSGMVMVDREKMSKSLGNFFTVRDVLKYYDAETVRYFLMSGHYRSQLNYSEENLKQARSALERLYTALRGTDKSVEAAGGEAFEARFVEVMNDDFNTPEAYSVLFDMAREVNRLKSEDMAAANALASHLRKLSSVLGLLEQEPDAFLQSGAQADDGEVAEIEALINARLEARQAKDWAAADAARNRLTEMGIILEDGPQGTTWRRK; encoded by the coding sequence ATGTTAAAAATCTTTAATACAATGACGCGCCAGAAAGAGGAATTTAAACCTATCCATGCCGGGGAAGTCGGCATGTACGTGTGTGGTATTACGGTTTACGATCTCTGTCATATCGGCCATGGCCGTACCTTTGTCGCGTTCGACGTGGTGTCTCGTTACCTGCGTTTCCTCGGGTATAACCTGAAGTACGTGCGCAACATCACCGATATTGACGACAAAATCATCAAGCGCGCTAATGAAAATGGCGAAAGCTTTGTCGCGCTGGTGGATCGTATGATCGTTGAGATGCACAAAGATTTCGACGCGTTAAACATTTTGCGCCCGGACAGCGAGCCGCGTGCAACCCACCATATTCATGAAATTATCGACATCACTGAAAAGCTGATCGCACGCGGTCATGCGTACGTTGCGGACAATGGCGACGTGATGTTCTCGGTGCCAACCGATCCCACCTACGGCTCGTTGTCCCGTCAGGATCTTGACCAGCTTCAGGCCGGCGCGCGCGTTGACGTGGTCGACGTGAAGCGTAACCCAATGGACTTCGTGCTGTGGAAGATGTCCAAAGAGGGCGAACCAAGCTGGCCATCTCCATGGGGTGAAGGGCGTCCAGGCTGGCACATTGAGTGCTCGGCGATGAACTGCAAACAGCTGGGCAAACACTTCGATATTCACGGCGGCGGTTCAGACCTCATGTTCCCGCACCACGAAAACGAAATCGCGCAGTCCACCTGTGCGCACGGCGGCGAGTATGTGAACTACTGGATGCACTCCGGGATGGTGATGGTTGATCGCGAGAAGATGTCTAAATCGCTGGGCAACTTCTTCACCGTACGTGACGTGCTGAAGTATTACGATGCGGAAACCGTACGTTACTTCCTGATGTCCGGTCACTACCGCAGCCAGCTGAATTACAGCGAAGAGAACCTGAAACAGGCGCGCTCGGCGCTGGAGCGTCTGTACACTGCGCTGCGCGGTACCGACAAGTCCGTGGAGGCTGCGGGCGGCGAGGCGTTCGAGGCCCGCTTTGTTGAGGTGATGAACGATGATTTCAACACGCCGGAAGCCTACTCCGTGCTGTTCGACATGGCGCGTGAAGTCAACCGTCTGAAGTCAGAAGATATGGCGGCAGCGAATGCGCTGGCTTCTCACCTGCGCAAACTCTCTTCCGTGCTCGGCCTGCTGGAGCAGGAGCCGGATGCCTTCCTGCAGAGCGGCGCACAGGCGGATGACGGTGAAGTGGCGGAGATTGAAGCGCTGATTAACGCACGTCTCGAAGCCCGTCAGGCTAAAGACTGGGCGGCAGCAGATGCGGCGCGTAACCGTCTGACCGAGATGGGGATCATCCTGGAAGATGGCCCTCAGGGGACCACCTGGCGCCGTAAGTAA
- a CDS encoding PTS transporter subunit EIIC, whose product MSLISGFVKSLSKLSMIGRALMLPISLLPAAGLLLAFGDKFHLPLMMNAGGVIFDNLPMLFAIGSAVGLASESGIAALSAAVSVFVTNITISTVLSITPEMASQGGKYAMVVGIPTLQMGVFGGLICGILAAWCYNRFHTMQLPEFLGFFSGKRFVAIATAFLSFLLGLLLPYVWQHIQAGIDALSVVVNGDNQAASTFIFGLVERALIPLGLHHIWYPSFWYSFGDYTTQAGQVIHGDQTIWFKMLEEGVKSFSSDTYQNAGKFMQGEFPLMLFALPAACLAMYHEAHTKNKKIAAGILFSAALTCFLTGITEPVEFTFIFVAPILYVFNAIMAGLAYMTMYLLHAHIAKSFSAGFIDYLSFGILPSFNGYQTNFLNAIIIGIPMGLIYYFTFRFVIRRFDVKTPGRTEVTASADDKSDSELATEIITLLGGAHNIDSVGSCITRLRLEVAKSDAVDKDGLNGLGARGVVFVGDNGIQVIFGARAQFIAQTMSTMIGK is encoded by the coding sequence ATGAGTCTGATATCAGGGTTTGTTAAATCGCTGTCTAAGTTATCGATGATTGGTCGCGCCTTAATGCTGCCAATTTCACTGCTTCCCGCTGCGGGCCTGCTGTTGGCCTTTGGCGATAAGTTTCACCTGCCGCTGATGATGAACGCGGGCGGGGTTATCTTTGATAACCTGCCGATGCTGTTTGCCATTGGCTCCGCCGTAGGTCTGGCATCGGAATCCGGCATTGCCGCGCTCTCTGCCGCCGTCTCGGTGTTTGTCACCAATATCACCATCAGTACCGTGCTGAGCATCACGCCGGAAATGGCCTCTCAGGGCGGAAAATACGCCATGGTGGTCGGCATCCCGACGCTGCAGATGGGCGTCTTCGGCGGGCTGATCTGCGGTATTCTGGCGGCGTGGTGCTATAACCGTTTCCACACTATGCAACTGCCGGAGTTCCTCGGCTTCTTCTCCGGCAAACGCTTTGTGGCGATTGCCACGGCGTTTCTCTCGTTCCTGCTCGGCCTGCTGCTGCCCTACGTCTGGCAACACATCCAGGCCGGTATCGACGCGCTCTCCGTGGTGGTGAACGGCGATAATCAGGCCGCCTCGACCTTTATCTTCGGCCTGGTCGAACGTGCGCTGATCCCGCTCGGTCTGCACCACATCTGGTATCCCTCTTTCTGGTACTCATTTGGTGATTACACCACCCAGGCAGGCCAGGTGATCCACGGCGACCAGACCATCTGGTTCAAGATGCTGGAAGAAGGGGTGAAATCCTTCAGCAGCGACACTTACCAGAACGCCGGTAAGTTCATGCAAGGGGAATTCCCGCTGATGCTGTTCGCACTGCCTGCGGCGTGTCTGGCGATGTATCATGAAGCACACACCAAAAATAAGAAAATCGCGGCCGGTATTCTGTTCTCTGCAGCACTCACCTGCTTCCTGACGGGGATCACCGAACCGGTGGAATTCACGTTCATCTTCGTTGCGCCGATCCTCTACGTCTTCAACGCCATTATGGCGGGTCTGGCGTACATGACCATGTATCTGCTGCACGCCCATATCGCCAAGTCGTTCTCAGCAGGCTTTATCGATTATCTGTCGTTCGGGATCCTGCCGTCATTTAACGGCTATCAGACCAACTTCCTCAATGCCATTATCATTGGTATTCCGATGGGCCTGATTTATTACTTCACCTTCCGTTTCGTGATCCGTCGCTTTGACGTGAAAACGCCGGGCCGTACCGAAGTAACCGCCAGCGCGGATGATAAATCCGATTCTGAACTCGCCACCGAAATCATTACCCTGCTGGGCGGTGCGCACAACATCGACTCCGTTGGCTCCTGTATCACCCGTCTGCGCCTGGAAGTGGCAAAAAGCGATGCGGTGGATAAAGATGGCCTGAACGGGCTCGGCGCGCGCGGCGTGGTCTTCGTGGGTGATAACGGTATTCAGGTGATTTTCGGTGCCAGAGCACAGTTTATCGCCCAGACCATGTCCACCATGATTGGCAAATAA
- the malI gene encoding Mal regulon transcriptional regulator MalI: MKKVSIIDVAKHAGVSVSTVSLVLRQKGKISEATIEKVNAAITTLGYVHNVAAANLRANTSNLIGLILRDFSDSFSIKVMASIVQELEKQGYMVFLGQPLNDREHLERTLLSFKQQGVAGVIYLASDTRSSTLPEQIRQCPLPLVVVSQSLLDEKCNLVMRDNRQAANLAARYLIERGHRNIAYIGGREGCLIREQRLLGFRSAMTQNGLVWRDESSPACSDDTQAAAMATRQLLEKNNTITALLCHSPDAMIGCISGIHQVGRTVGKDVFLTQQVALVGFEDMLHVNLTSPSFTYVSSASDETGRQAAGLIIRKLKEPELQTQRITLSGQLIARESA; the protein is encoded by the coding sequence TTGAAGAAAGTCAGCATCATTGATGTCGCAAAGCACGCGGGGGTGTCGGTCTCTACCGTATCGCTGGTGCTACGTCAGAAAGGGAAAATCTCCGAAGCAACGATCGAGAAGGTCAATGCCGCCATCACGACGCTGGGCTATGTTCATAACGTTGCCGCTGCCAACCTTCGCGCCAACACCTCCAACCTGATCGGCCTGATCCTGCGTGATTTTAGCGACAGCTTTTCCATCAAAGTCATGGCGAGTATCGTCCAGGAGCTGGAGAAGCAGGGGTATATGGTTTTTCTCGGCCAGCCGCTGAACGATCGGGAGCATTTAGAGCGTACTCTGCTCTCCTTTAAGCAACAGGGCGTGGCGGGCGTGATCTATCTCGCCTCTGATACGCGCTCCTCAACCCTGCCGGAGCAGATCCGCCAGTGTCCGCTGCCGCTGGTGGTGGTCTCGCAGTCTCTGTTGGACGAAAAATGCAACCTGGTGATGCGCGATAACCGCCAGGCGGCGAACCTGGCCGCGCGCTATCTTATTGAACGTGGGCACCGCAACATCGCCTACATTGGCGGGCGGGAAGGCTGTCTTATTCGCGAGCAACGCCTGCTCGGATTTCGCAGCGCAATGACCCAGAACGGGCTGGTGTGGCGCGATGAAAGCTCCCCGGCCTGCAGCGATGACACGCAAGCCGCGGCGATGGCGACCCGCCAGCTGCTTGAGAAAAACAACACCATCACCGCCCTGCTCTGCCATTCACCGGATGCGATGATCGGCTGCATTAGCGGCATTCATCAGGTGGGCCGCACCGTGGGAAAAGACGTGTTTCTGACGCAGCAGGTCGCACTGGTGGGCTTTGAAGATATGCTGCACGTCAACCTGACCTCGCCGTCGTTTACCTATGTCTCCTCCGCCAGTGACGAGACAGGCCGCCAGGCGGCGGGTCTTATCATCCGTAAGCTGAAAGAGCCAGAGCTGCAGACGCAGCGCATTACCCTCTCCGGCCAGCTTATCGCGCGGGAATCGGCGTAA
- a CDS encoding metal-dependent hydrolase — protein MPTVITHAAVPLCLGLGLGTRVIPPRLLFAGVVLAMLPDADVLAFKFGVAYGNVFGHRGFTHSLLFAFVVPILCVLFGRRWFRASLTRCWLFLTVSLLSHSLLDSITTGGKGVGWLWPWSDERFFAPWQVIKVAPFALSRYTTPYGHQVIISELLWVWLPGVVLMGLLWWRKRAR, from the coding sequence ATGCCTACCGTTATTACTCACGCTGCTGTTCCGCTTTGCCTGGGCTTAGGTCTGGGAACCCGGGTTATCCCTCCCCGCCTGCTTTTCGCCGGTGTCGTGCTCGCAATGCTGCCCGATGCCGACGTGCTGGCGTTTAAGTTCGGCGTTGCTTACGGCAACGTTTTCGGCCATCGCGGCTTTACCCATTCACTGCTGTTTGCCTTCGTGGTGCCGATACTCTGCGTACTGTTCGGGCGACGATGGTTCAGGGCAAGTTTGACGCGCTGCTGGCTGTTTTTAACCGTGTCGCTGCTGTCGCACAGCCTGCTCGATTCCATCACCACCGGCGGGAAAGGCGTCGGCTGGCTGTGGCCGTGGTCAGATGAACGGTTCTTTGCGCCGTGGCAGGTGATCAAGGTCGCGCCGTTTGCGCTGTCTCGCTACACCACGCCGTACGGGCATCAGGTGATTATCTCTGAACTGCTGTGGGTATGGCTGCCGGGGGTGGTGCTGATGGGATTGTTGTGGTGGCGAAAGCGTGCGCGCTGA